From a region of the Zerene cesonia ecotype Mississippi chromosome 11, Zerene_cesonia_1.1, whole genome shotgun sequence genome:
- the LOC119830246 gene encoding GTPase-activating Rap/Ran-GAP domain-like protein 3 isoform X2 gives MERRVEDGRVRVPAHQEQGTSPSWEQFVRESLVQAAWPVALAPPPRRALTVDHHSSASELISRRGVFSRRQYGSVEQLSATSEVSGAVDAIIRRYRLENGNSLGEKDELFGPPSAPVLENPEFQTRWYFKYFLGKMHQNYIGVDGAREPYLLSVVQEGAGLLRAILFNKMGAHKIYLPASAWSGGGGQAPTRPTLKQILSQFTAIERIDKMPREITCPELQKDVLLLEEQEGSVNFKIGVMIMKPGQRTDDEMLSNEKGNEKWDRFISLLGDKIRLRGWNRFRGGLDVKGDMTGSHSIYTMHQGHEIMFHVSTMLPFSKDNKQQLERKRHIGNDIVNIVFTEDAVHNTFNPQCVKSHFTHVFAVVSEVEGEGYRLSVYTDDTVPPFGPSLPCPPVFSDPQLFREFLLVKLMNGEKAAFQTPTFALKRQRTLDTLIRDIYAEHCSDHKVPMLSRRALSDVWSGGAGAGGAGAARTERFLHVGQALKLDAVLRGDAPTSLVSTGSGGSRRAPWEGRLWRAAPLPATPLCAEQLADGRVLLSTTSNTYILEESGTTRVVLRWEGCVRGARRTERAGLFRVGARACGGGSTTGGAGGAGVYALPLPELCAGAWAMRPLQDCKHARLPRTKTAHYFDLLEQGEGGKTFLAIAIGRRILLLVEEPKTDSEMGFEYTHVKDIQLSETPVLLKMMDGEVPVTVIGYKHHWEVLETSTGQTVRRADGGEEGGARRGALVNALRIGDERDGQLLLCYNHTCHFERLTSKGLESDSEYDFHWTTVPTAVVCAFPYIMAFAEDLLEIRLVANGSLVHAACIPGLKLLCGRKDIFYVACAPEYVPLGRDAEPCLHDSYELARLAGKPYSIDDEDADRNDQSSRTPENTSASSRSSSISSEQDSIRPPLQRMTPISPPTSPQENSGRCVRIYKIPQSNLSAAAYQRQSVSADHVVCSYFNDRPNSIRQKLAALRLDSKSRGGGDEEANDSQHTSYN, from the exons TTCATCAGCGAGTGAGCTAATCTCGCGGCGTGGTGTGTTCTCACGAAGACAATATGGGTCCGTGGAGCAG TTGTCAGCGACAAGCGAAGTTAGTGGCGCAGTGGACGCAATCATCCGCCGCTACCGTCTCGAGAACGGGAATTCGTTGGGCGAAAAAGATGAG TTGTTTGGTCCGCCCAGCGCACCGGTACTCGAAAATCCCGAATTCCAGACGAGATGGTACTTCAAATACTTTCTTGGCAAaa TGCACCAAAATTACATTGGAGTAGATGGCGCCAGAGAGCCATATCTTTTAAGCGTGGTGCAGGAGGGGGCGGGTCTTTTACGAGCAATACTCTTCAATAAAATG GGTGCGCATAAAATTTACTTGCCAGCAAGTGCTTGGAGTGGCGGGGGAGGTCAAGCGCCGACGAGGCCCACCCTCAAGCAGATCCTATCGCAGTTCACAGCCATCGAGAGGATTGATAAAATGCCTAGAGAG ATAACGTGTCCCGAACTTCAGAAAGACGTATTATTGCTCGAAGAGCAAGAAGGGTCGGTAAATTTCAAGATCGGCGTTATGATAATGAAGCCAGGCCAGAGAACTGACGACGAAATGCTTTCTAATG AGAAAGGTAACGAGAAATGGGACagatttatttcacttttggGAGACAAGATTCGATTAAGAGGATGGAACCGTTTTCGAGGAGGTCTGGATGTCAAAG GTGACATGACTGGCAGCCATTCCATTTACACGATGCATCAAGGTCACGAAATTATGTTTCACGTATCAACAATGTTGCCGTTCTCTAAAGACAACAAACAACAG CTCGAGAGGAAGCGTCACATCGGCAATGATATTGTCAACATTGTGTTCACTGAGGACGCAGTACACAACACCTTCAACCCGCAATGTGTTAAAAGCCATTTTACTC ATGTATTCGCAGTGGTATCCGAGGTGGAGGGCGAGGGGTACCGGCTGAGCGTGTACACGGACGACACGGTGCCGCCGTTCGGGCCCTCCCTCCCCTGTCCCCCGGTGTTCAGTGATCCGCAACTATTCAGGGAATTCCTCTTA GTAAAACTAATGAATGGTGAAAAGGCAGCGTTCCAAACGCCAACATTCGCTTTGAAGAGGCAGAGGACTCTCGACACTTTGATACGGGATATATACGCTGAGCACTGCTCCGACCATAAAGTG CCAATGCTATCACGTCGAGCGTTATCCGACGTGTGGTCGGGGGgagcgggcgcgggcggcgcgggggcggCGCGCACGGAGCGCTTCCTGCACGTGGGGCAGGCGCTCAAGTTAGACGCTGTGCTAAGAGGCGATGCGCCGACCAGCCTTGTGTCTACTG GTTCAGGCGGGTCGCGCCGCGCGCCGTGGGAGGGGCGGCTGTGGCGCGCGGCGCCGCTGCCCGCCACGCCGCTGTGCGCCGAGCAGCTCGCCGACGGGAGGGTGCTGCTCTCGACCACTTCCAATACTTATATACTCGAAG AGAGCGGCACGACCCGCGTGGTGCTGCGCTGGGAGGGGTGCGTGCGCGGGGCGCGGCGCACGGAGCGCGCGGGGCTGTTCCGCGTGGGCGCGCGCGCGTGCGGCGGCGGCTCCACcacgggcggcgcgggcggcgcgggcgtgTACGCGCTGCCGCTGCCCGAGCTGTGCGCCGGCGCGTGGGCCATGCGCCCGCTGCAGGACTGCAAGCACGCGCGCCTGCCGCGCACCAAGACGGCGCACTACTTCGACCTGCTCGAACAAG gtGAGGGAGGCAAGACTTTCTTAGCAATAGCAATAGGCAGAAGAATTCTTCTTTTAGTTGAAGAGCCAAAGACTGATAGTGAAATGGGATTTGAATACACTCATGTCAAA GATATCCAATTGAGTGAGACACCGGTTTTACTTAAAATGATGGACGGCGAAGTTCCTGTCACTGTTATAGGATATAAGCACCATTGGGAAGTTTTAGAAACCAGTACAGGACAG ACGGTGCGGCGCGCGGACGGCGGCGAGGagggcggcgcgcggcgcggcgcgctcGTCAACGCGCTGCGCATCGGCGACGAGCGGGACGGCCAGCTGCTGCTCTGCTACAATC atACCTGCCATTTTGAAAGACTAACAAGCAAAGGTTTGGAAAGCGATAGTGAATATGATTTTCACTGGACCACCGTGCCCACAGCTGTTG TATGTGCATTCCCTTATATTATGGCCTTTGCCGAGGACCTGTTGGAAATCCGACTCGTTGCTAACGGCTCTCTGGTGCACGCGGCTTGCATTCCTGGTTTAAAACTTCTATGCGGTAGAAAG GACATATTCTACGTAGCGTGCGCGCCGGAGTACGTGCCGCTGGGGCGCGACGCCGAGCCGTGCCTGCACGACAGCTACGAGCTCGCGCGCCTCGCCGGCAAGCCGTACTCCATCGACGACGAGGACGCTGatag aaATGACCAAAGCAGCCGCACGCCGGAGAACACGTCGGCGTCGAGCCGCAGCAGCTCGATCTCGTCGGAGCAGGACAGCATCCGGCCGCCGCTGCAGCGCATGACGCCGATATCGCCGCCCACCTCGCCGCAAG AGAACAGCGGTCGCTGCGTGCGCATCTACAAGATCCCGCAGAGCAACCTGAGCGCGGCCGCCTACCAGCGGCAGTCCGTCTCCGCGGACCACGTCGTGTGCTCCTACTTCAACGATAG accAAATAGCATACGCCAGAAATTAGCTGCGTTACGTCTAGACAGCAAATCAAGGGGAGGCGGCGATGAAGAAGCCAATGATTCACAGCACACgtcttataattaa
- the LOC119830246 gene encoding GTPase-activating Rap/Ran-GAP domain-like protein 3 isoform X4, whose protein sequence is MSGVKLTGSPKRLSVRLKNKLNSVHQRKYTPENRSSSLEGSNRSSASELISRRGVFSRRQYGSVEQLSATSEVSGAVDAIIRRYRLENGNSLGEKDELFGPPSAPVLENPEFQTRWYFKYFLGKMHQNYIGVDGAREPYLLSVVQEGAGLLRAILFNKMGAHKIYLPASAWSGGGGQAPTRPTLKQILSQFTAIERIDKMPREITCPELQKDVLLLEEQEGSVNFKIGVMIMKPGQRTDDEMLSNEKGNEKWDRFISLLGDKIRLRGWNRFRGGLDVKGDMTGSHSIYTMHQGHEIMFHVSTMLPFSKDNKQQLERKRHIGNDIVNIVFTEDAVHNTFNPQCVKSHFTHVFAVVSEVEGEGYRLSVYTDDTVPPFGPSLPCPPVFSDPQLFREFLLVKLMNGEKAAFQTPTFALKRQRTLDTLIRDIYAEHCSDHKVPMLSRRALSDVWSGGAGAGGAGAARTERFLHVGQALKLDAVLRGDAPTSLVSTGSGGSRRAPWEGRLWRAAPLPATPLCAEQLADGRVLLSTTSNTYILEESGTTRVVLRWEGCVRGARRTERAGLFRVGARACGGGSTTGGAGGAGVYALPLPELCAGAWAMRPLQDCKHARLPRTKTAHYFDLLEQGEGGKTFLAIAIGRRILLLVEEPKTDSEMGFEYTHVKDIQLSETPVLLKMMDGEVPVTVIGYKHHWEVLETSTGQTVRRADGGEEGGARRGALVNALRIGDERDGQLLLCYNHTCHFERLTSKGLESDSEYDFHWTTVPTAVVCAFPYIMAFAEDLLEIRLVANGSLVHAACIPGLKLLCGRKDIFYVACAPEYVPLGRDAEPCLHDSYELARLAGKPYSIDDEDADRNDQSSRTPENTSASSRSSSISSEQDSIRPPLQRMTPISPPTSPQENSGRCVRIYKIPQSNLSAAAYQRQSVSADHVVCSYFNDRPNSIRQKLAALRLDSKSRGGGDEEANDSQHTSYN, encoded by the exons TTCATCAGCGAGTGAGCTAATCTCGCGGCGTGGTGTGTTCTCACGAAGACAATATGGGTCCGTGGAGCAG TTGTCAGCGACAAGCGAAGTTAGTGGCGCAGTGGACGCAATCATCCGCCGCTACCGTCTCGAGAACGGGAATTCGTTGGGCGAAAAAGATGAG TTGTTTGGTCCGCCCAGCGCACCGGTACTCGAAAATCCCGAATTCCAGACGAGATGGTACTTCAAATACTTTCTTGGCAAaa TGCACCAAAATTACATTGGAGTAGATGGCGCCAGAGAGCCATATCTTTTAAGCGTGGTGCAGGAGGGGGCGGGTCTTTTACGAGCAATACTCTTCAATAAAATG GGTGCGCATAAAATTTACTTGCCAGCAAGTGCTTGGAGTGGCGGGGGAGGTCAAGCGCCGACGAGGCCCACCCTCAAGCAGATCCTATCGCAGTTCACAGCCATCGAGAGGATTGATAAAATGCCTAGAGAG ATAACGTGTCCCGAACTTCAGAAAGACGTATTATTGCTCGAAGAGCAAGAAGGGTCGGTAAATTTCAAGATCGGCGTTATGATAATGAAGCCAGGCCAGAGAACTGACGACGAAATGCTTTCTAATG AGAAAGGTAACGAGAAATGGGACagatttatttcacttttggGAGACAAGATTCGATTAAGAGGATGGAACCGTTTTCGAGGAGGTCTGGATGTCAAAG GTGACATGACTGGCAGCCATTCCATTTACACGATGCATCAAGGTCACGAAATTATGTTTCACGTATCAACAATGTTGCCGTTCTCTAAAGACAACAAACAACAG CTCGAGAGGAAGCGTCACATCGGCAATGATATTGTCAACATTGTGTTCACTGAGGACGCAGTACACAACACCTTCAACCCGCAATGTGTTAAAAGCCATTTTACTC ATGTATTCGCAGTGGTATCCGAGGTGGAGGGCGAGGGGTACCGGCTGAGCGTGTACACGGACGACACGGTGCCGCCGTTCGGGCCCTCCCTCCCCTGTCCCCCGGTGTTCAGTGATCCGCAACTATTCAGGGAATTCCTCTTA GTAAAACTAATGAATGGTGAAAAGGCAGCGTTCCAAACGCCAACATTCGCTTTGAAGAGGCAGAGGACTCTCGACACTTTGATACGGGATATATACGCTGAGCACTGCTCCGACCATAAAGTG CCAATGCTATCACGTCGAGCGTTATCCGACGTGTGGTCGGGGGgagcgggcgcgggcggcgcgggggcggCGCGCACGGAGCGCTTCCTGCACGTGGGGCAGGCGCTCAAGTTAGACGCTGTGCTAAGAGGCGATGCGCCGACCAGCCTTGTGTCTACTG GTTCAGGCGGGTCGCGCCGCGCGCCGTGGGAGGGGCGGCTGTGGCGCGCGGCGCCGCTGCCCGCCACGCCGCTGTGCGCCGAGCAGCTCGCCGACGGGAGGGTGCTGCTCTCGACCACTTCCAATACTTATATACTCGAAG AGAGCGGCACGACCCGCGTGGTGCTGCGCTGGGAGGGGTGCGTGCGCGGGGCGCGGCGCACGGAGCGCGCGGGGCTGTTCCGCGTGGGCGCGCGCGCGTGCGGCGGCGGCTCCACcacgggcggcgcgggcggcgcgggcgtgTACGCGCTGCCGCTGCCCGAGCTGTGCGCCGGCGCGTGGGCCATGCGCCCGCTGCAGGACTGCAAGCACGCGCGCCTGCCGCGCACCAAGACGGCGCACTACTTCGACCTGCTCGAACAAG gtGAGGGAGGCAAGACTTTCTTAGCAATAGCAATAGGCAGAAGAATTCTTCTTTTAGTTGAAGAGCCAAAGACTGATAGTGAAATGGGATTTGAATACACTCATGTCAAA GATATCCAATTGAGTGAGACACCGGTTTTACTTAAAATGATGGACGGCGAAGTTCCTGTCACTGTTATAGGATATAAGCACCATTGGGAAGTTTTAGAAACCAGTACAGGACAG ACGGTGCGGCGCGCGGACGGCGGCGAGGagggcggcgcgcggcgcggcgcgctcGTCAACGCGCTGCGCATCGGCGACGAGCGGGACGGCCAGCTGCTGCTCTGCTACAATC atACCTGCCATTTTGAAAGACTAACAAGCAAAGGTTTGGAAAGCGATAGTGAATATGATTTTCACTGGACCACCGTGCCCACAGCTGTTG TATGTGCATTCCCTTATATTATGGCCTTTGCCGAGGACCTGTTGGAAATCCGACTCGTTGCTAACGGCTCTCTGGTGCACGCGGCTTGCATTCCTGGTTTAAAACTTCTATGCGGTAGAAAG GACATATTCTACGTAGCGTGCGCGCCGGAGTACGTGCCGCTGGGGCGCGACGCCGAGCCGTGCCTGCACGACAGCTACGAGCTCGCGCGCCTCGCCGGCAAGCCGTACTCCATCGACGACGAGGACGCTGatag aaATGACCAAAGCAGCCGCACGCCGGAGAACACGTCGGCGTCGAGCCGCAGCAGCTCGATCTCGTCGGAGCAGGACAGCATCCGGCCGCCGCTGCAGCGCATGACGCCGATATCGCCGCCCACCTCGCCGCAAG AGAACAGCGGTCGCTGCGTGCGCATCTACAAGATCCCGCAGAGCAACCTGAGCGCGGCCGCCTACCAGCGGCAGTCCGTCTCCGCGGACCACGTCGTGTGCTCCTACTTCAACGATAG accAAATAGCATACGCCAGAAATTAGCTGCGTTACGTCTAGACAGCAAATCAAGGGGAGGCGGCGATGAAGAAGCCAATGATTCACAGCACACgtcttataattaa
- the LOC119830246 gene encoding GTPase-activating Rap/Ran-GAP domain-like protein 3 isoform X3 translates to MVCDGGAMLCLESLVTRWRERGDRNERRARSRSLCSSAADGSLLQLLHRRASSAISSASELISRRGVFSRRQYGSVEQLSATSEVSGAVDAIIRRYRLENGNSLGEKDELFGPPSAPVLENPEFQTRWYFKYFLGKMHQNYIGVDGAREPYLLSVVQEGAGLLRAILFNKMGAHKIYLPASAWSGGGGQAPTRPTLKQILSQFTAIERIDKMPREITCPELQKDVLLLEEQEGSVNFKIGVMIMKPGQRTDDEMLSNEKGNEKWDRFISLLGDKIRLRGWNRFRGGLDVKGDMTGSHSIYTMHQGHEIMFHVSTMLPFSKDNKQQLERKRHIGNDIVNIVFTEDAVHNTFNPQCVKSHFTHVFAVVSEVEGEGYRLSVYTDDTVPPFGPSLPCPPVFSDPQLFREFLLVKLMNGEKAAFQTPTFALKRQRTLDTLIRDIYAEHCSDHKVPMLSRRALSDVWSGGAGAGGAGAARTERFLHVGQALKLDAVLRGDAPTSLVSTGSGGSRRAPWEGRLWRAAPLPATPLCAEQLADGRVLLSTTSNTYILEESGTTRVVLRWEGCVRGARRTERAGLFRVGARACGGGSTTGGAGGAGVYALPLPELCAGAWAMRPLQDCKHARLPRTKTAHYFDLLEQGEGGKTFLAIAIGRRILLLVEEPKTDSEMGFEYTHVKDIQLSETPVLLKMMDGEVPVTVIGYKHHWEVLETSTGQTVRRADGGEEGGARRGALVNALRIGDERDGQLLLCYNHTCHFERLTSKGLESDSEYDFHWTTVPTAVVCAFPYIMAFAEDLLEIRLVANGSLVHAACIPGLKLLCGRKDIFYVACAPEYVPLGRDAEPCLHDSYELARLAGKPYSIDDEDADSRTPENTSASSRSSSISSEQDSIRPPLQRMTPISPPTSPQENSGRCVRIYKIPQSNLSAAAYQRQSVSADHVVCSYFNDRPNSIRQKLAALRLDSKSRGGGDEEANDSQHTSYN, encoded by the exons TTCATCAGCGAGTGAGCTAATCTCGCGGCGTGGTGTGTTCTCACGAAGACAATATGGGTCCGTGGAGCAG TTGTCAGCGACAAGCGAAGTTAGTGGCGCAGTGGACGCAATCATCCGCCGCTACCGTCTCGAGAACGGGAATTCGTTGGGCGAAAAAGATGAG TTGTTTGGTCCGCCCAGCGCACCGGTACTCGAAAATCCCGAATTCCAGACGAGATGGTACTTCAAATACTTTCTTGGCAAaa TGCACCAAAATTACATTGGAGTAGATGGCGCCAGAGAGCCATATCTTTTAAGCGTGGTGCAGGAGGGGGCGGGTCTTTTACGAGCAATACTCTTCAATAAAATG GGTGCGCATAAAATTTACTTGCCAGCAAGTGCTTGGAGTGGCGGGGGAGGTCAAGCGCCGACGAGGCCCACCCTCAAGCAGATCCTATCGCAGTTCACAGCCATCGAGAGGATTGATAAAATGCCTAGAGAG ATAACGTGTCCCGAACTTCAGAAAGACGTATTATTGCTCGAAGAGCAAGAAGGGTCGGTAAATTTCAAGATCGGCGTTATGATAATGAAGCCAGGCCAGAGAACTGACGACGAAATGCTTTCTAATG AGAAAGGTAACGAGAAATGGGACagatttatttcacttttggGAGACAAGATTCGATTAAGAGGATGGAACCGTTTTCGAGGAGGTCTGGATGTCAAAG GTGACATGACTGGCAGCCATTCCATTTACACGATGCATCAAGGTCACGAAATTATGTTTCACGTATCAACAATGTTGCCGTTCTCTAAAGACAACAAACAACAG CTCGAGAGGAAGCGTCACATCGGCAATGATATTGTCAACATTGTGTTCACTGAGGACGCAGTACACAACACCTTCAACCCGCAATGTGTTAAAAGCCATTTTACTC ATGTATTCGCAGTGGTATCCGAGGTGGAGGGCGAGGGGTACCGGCTGAGCGTGTACACGGACGACACGGTGCCGCCGTTCGGGCCCTCCCTCCCCTGTCCCCCGGTGTTCAGTGATCCGCAACTATTCAGGGAATTCCTCTTA GTAAAACTAATGAATGGTGAAAAGGCAGCGTTCCAAACGCCAACATTCGCTTTGAAGAGGCAGAGGACTCTCGACACTTTGATACGGGATATATACGCTGAGCACTGCTCCGACCATAAAGTG CCAATGCTATCACGTCGAGCGTTATCCGACGTGTGGTCGGGGGgagcgggcgcgggcggcgcgggggcggCGCGCACGGAGCGCTTCCTGCACGTGGGGCAGGCGCTCAAGTTAGACGCTGTGCTAAGAGGCGATGCGCCGACCAGCCTTGTGTCTACTG GTTCAGGCGGGTCGCGCCGCGCGCCGTGGGAGGGGCGGCTGTGGCGCGCGGCGCCGCTGCCCGCCACGCCGCTGTGCGCCGAGCAGCTCGCCGACGGGAGGGTGCTGCTCTCGACCACTTCCAATACTTATATACTCGAAG AGAGCGGCACGACCCGCGTGGTGCTGCGCTGGGAGGGGTGCGTGCGCGGGGCGCGGCGCACGGAGCGCGCGGGGCTGTTCCGCGTGGGCGCGCGCGCGTGCGGCGGCGGCTCCACcacgggcggcgcgggcggcgcgggcgtgTACGCGCTGCCGCTGCCCGAGCTGTGCGCCGGCGCGTGGGCCATGCGCCCGCTGCAGGACTGCAAGCACGCGCGCCTGCCGCGCACCAAGACGGCGCACTACTTCGACCTGCTCGAACAAG gtGAGGGAGGCAAGACTTTCTTAGCAATAGCAATAGGCAGAAGAATTCTTCTTTTAGTTGAAGAGCCAAAGACTGATAGTGAAATGGGATTTGAATACACTCATGTCAAA GATATCCAATTGAGTGAGACACCGGTTTTACTTAAAATGATGGACGGCGAAGTTCCTGTCACTGTTATAGGATATAAGCACCATTGGGAAGTTTTAGAAACCAGTACAGGACAG ACGGTGCGGCGCGCGGACGGCGGCGAGGagggcggcgcgcggcgcggcgcgctcGTCAACGCGCTGCGCATCGGCGACGAGCGGGACGGCCAGCTGCTGCTCTGCTACAATC atACCTGCCATTTTGAAAGACTAACAAGCAAAGGTTTGGAAAGCGATAGTGAATATGATTTTCACTGGACCACCGTGCCCACAGCTGTTG TATGTGCATTCCCTTATATTATGGCCTTTGCCGAGGACCTGTTGGAAATCCGACTCGTTGCTAACGGCTCTCTGGTGCACGCGGCTTGCATTCCTGGTTTAAAACTTCTATGCGGTAGAAAG GACATATTCTACGTAGCGTGCGCGCCGGAGTACGTGCCGCTGGGGCGCGACGCCGAGCCGTGCCTGCACGACAGCTACGAGCTCGCGCGCCTCGCCGGCAAGCCGTACTCCATCGACGACGAGGACGCTGatag CCGCACGCCGGAGAACACGTCGGCGTCGAGCCGCAGCAGCTCGATCTCGTCGGAGCAGGACAGCATCCGGCCGCCGCTGCAGCGCATGACGCCGATATCGCCGCCCACCTCGCCGCAAG AGAACAGCGGTCGCTGCGTGCGCATCTACAAGATCCCGCAGAGCAACCTGAGCGCGGCCGCCTACCAGCGGCAGTCCGTCTCCGCGGACCACGTCGTGTGCTCCTACTTCAACGATAG accAAATAGCATACGCCAGAAATTAGCTGCGTTACGTCTAGACAGCAAATCAAGGGGAGGCGGCGATGAAGAAGCCAATGATTCACAGCACACgtcttataattaa